Proteins from one Gasterosteus aculeatus chromosome 11, fGasAcu3.hap1.1, whole genome shotgun sequence genomic window:
- the gspt1l gene encoding G1 to S phase transition 1, like isoform X2 codes for MDPRDTAPDSWEQEDDVEATIDGQLDPALMALNVNAKPFVPNVNAAEFVPTFVVKAQDLDSAAPMENGDSDMTTEEPWDQKGAEPNEEPGGGSCGDHGLTVTAIIEETPPEVMIEEEEETPAPKIPLTQPDAPKKEHINVVFIGHVDAGKSTIGGQIMYLTGMVDKRTLEKYEREAKEKNRETWYLSWALDTNQEERDKGKTVEVGRAYFETDKKHFTILDAPGHKSFVPNMIGGASQADLAVLVISARKGEFETGFEKGGQTREHAMLAKTAGVKHLIVLVNKMDDPTVNWSLERYDECKEKLVPFLKKVGFNPKKDIYFMPCSGLTGANLKEPADMCSWYIGLPFIPHLDSLPLFNRSTDGPVRLPIVDKYKDMGTVILGKLESGSISKAQQLVMMPNRHVVEVLSLLTDDVETDDADPGENLKLRLKGIEEEEILPGFILCNAENLCHSGRTFDAQIVIIEHKSIICPGYNAVLHIHTCIEEVQITALICLVDKKTGDKSKTRPRFVKQDQVCIARLRTAGTICLETFKDFPQMGRFTLRDEGKTIAIGKVLKLVAERD; via the exons ATGGACCCGAGAGACACTGCCCCCGATTCATGGGAACAAGAGGACGATGTGGAGGCCACAATCGACGGACAACTAGATCCAGCACTCATGGCCCTAAATGTAAATGCTAAACCATTTGTGCCCAACGTGAACGCCGCCGAATTTGTTCCAACGTTTGTCGTGAAAGCACAAGATCTCGATTCAGCGG CTCCAATGGAAAACGGCGACTCAGACATGACCACAGAGGAGCCGTGGGACCAGAAGGGGGCTGAGCCAAATGAGGAGCCGGGAGGCGGGTCCTGTGGAGACCACGGTCTGACGGTGACCGCAATCATTGAGGAGACCCCTCCAGAGGTGATgatagaggaagaagaggaaacccCAGCCCCCAAGATTCCACTTACGCAGCCAGACGCTCCCAAGAAGGAACACATCAATGTTGTGTTCATCGGACACGTAG ATGCCGGCAAGTCCACTATTGGCGGCCAAATTAT GTATCTAACCGGGATGGTAGACAAAAGAACCTTAGAGAAGTACGAGAGAGAAGCCAAGGAAAAGAACCGGGAAACCTG GTATCTGTCTTGGGCTTTAGACACCAACCAAGAGGAGAGGGACAAAGGCAAGACAGTCGAGGTGGGCCGAGCATACTTTGAGACCGACAAAAAGCACTTTACCATCTTAGACGCTCCAGGCCACAAAAGCTTTGTTCCCAACATGATCGGAGGAGCATCGCAGGCAGACTTGGCTGTTCTG GTGATCTCTGCCAGGAAAGGAGAGTTTGAAACTGGGTTTGAAAAGGGCGGACAGACACGAGAGCACGCCATGTTGGCCAAAACAGCTGGCGTGAAGCATCTGATCGTTCTGGTGAATAAAATGGACGACCCAACAGTCAACTGGAGCTTGGAGAG GTATGACGAGTGTAAGGAGAAGCTAGTGCCCTTTTTGAAGAAGGTGGGCTTCAACCCCAAAAAAGACATTTACTTCATGCCGTGCTCCGGACTGACAGGAGCCAACCTGAAGGAGCCTGCGGATATGTGCTCCTGGTACAT AGGGTTACCGTTCATTCCACACTTGGACAGTTTGCCACTTTTCAACAGATCAACTGACGGCCCCGTAAGATTGCCCATCGTAGACAAATACAAG GACATGGGCACTGTGATTCTAGGCAAACTGGAGTCAGGCTCCATCAGTAAAGCACAGCAGCTGGTCATGATGCCAAACCGG CATGTGGTGGAGGTGTTGAGTCTCCTGACAGATGACGTGGAGACGGACGATGCCGACCCAGGGGAGAACCTCAAGCTAAGGCTGAAGGgcatcgaggaggaggagatcttGCCGGGCTTCATCCTGTGTAATGCAGAGAACCTCTGCCACTCAGGGCGCACGTTTGATGCCCAG ATTGTCATCATTGAACACAAATCCATCATCTGCCCAGGTTACAACGCGGTTCTTCACATTCACACCTGCATTGAAGAAGTGCAAATTACA GCCTTAATTTGTCTGGTAGACAAGAAGACCGGAGACAAGAGTAAGACACGGCCACGATTTGTCAAACAGGACCAGGTCTGCATCGCCCGCCTGCGCACGGCAGGAACCATTTGCCTCGAGACCTTTAAAGACTTTCCTCAGATGGGACGGTTCACATTGCGGGACGAAG gtaaGACCATCGCCATCGGTAAGGTGCTGAAGCTAGTCGCTGAGCGGGACTGA
- the gspt1l gene encoding G1 to S phase transition 1, like isoform X1 → MDPRDTAPDSWEQEDDVEATIDGQLDPALMALNVNAKPFVPNVNAAEFVPTFVVKAQDLDSAVAVEKMSTMEVSESVAPMENGDSDMTTEEPWDQKGAEPNEEPGGGSCGDHGLTVTAIIEETPPEVMIEEEEETPAPKIPLTQPDAPKKEHINVVFIGHVDAGKSTIGGQIMYLTGMVDKRTLEKYEREAKEKNRETWYLSWALDTNQEERDKGKTVEVGRAYFETDKKHFTILDAPGHKSFVPNMIGGASQADLAVLVISARKGEFETGFEKGGQTREHAMLAKTAGVKHLIVLVNKMDDPTVNWSLERYDECKEKLVPFLKKVGFNPKKDIYFMPCSGLTGANLKEPADMCSWYIGLPFIPHLDSLPLFNRSTDGPVRLPIVDKYKDMGTVILGKLESGSISKAQQLVMMPNRHVVEVLSLLTDDVETDDADPGENLKLRLKGIEEEEILPGFILCNAENLCHSGRTFDAQIVIIEHKSIICPGYNAVLHIHTCIEEVQITALICLVDKKTGDKSKTRPRFVKQDQVCIARLRTAGTICLETFKDFPQMGRFTLRDEGKTIAIGKVLKLVAERD, encoded by the exons ATGGACCCGAGAGACACTGCCCCCGATTCATGGGAACAAGAGGACGATGTGGAGGCCACAATCGACGGACAACTAGATCCAGCACTCATGGCCCTAAATGTAAATGCTAAACCATTTGTGCCCAACGTGAACGCCGCCGAATTTGTTCCAACGTTTGTCGTGAAAGCACAAGATCTCGATTCAGCGG TGGCTGTGGAAAAGATGTCTACGATGGAGGTGTCAGAAAGTGTCG CTCCAATGGAAAACGGCGACTCAGACATGACCACAGAGGAGCCGTGGGACCAGAAGGGGGCTGAGCCAAATGAGGAGCCGGGAGGCGGGTCCTGTGGAGACCACGGTCTGACGGTGACCGCAATCATTGAGGAGACCCCTCCAGAGGTGATgatagaggaagaagaggaaacccCAGCCCCCAAGATTCCACTTACGCAGCCAGACGCTCCCAAGAAGGAACACATCAATGTTGTGTTCATCGGACACGTAG ATGCCGGCAAGTCCACTATTGGCGGCCAAATTAT GTATCTAACCGGGATGGTAGACAAAAGAACCTTAGAGAAGTACGAGAGAGAAGCCAAGGAAAAGAACCGGGAAACCTG GTATCTGTCTTGGGCTTTAGACACCAACCAAGAGGAGAGGGACAAAGGCAAGACAGTCGAGGTGGGCCGAGCATACTTTGAGACCGACAAAAAGCACTTTACCATCTTAGACGCTCCAGGCCACAAAAGCTTTGTTCCCAACATGATCGGAGGAGCATCGCAGGCAGACTTGGCTGTTCTG GTGATCTCTGCCAGGAAAGGAGAGTTTGAAACTGGGTTTGAAAAGGGCGGACAGACACGAGAGCACGCCATGTTGGCCAAAACAGCTGGCGTGAAGCATCTGATCGTTCTGGTGAATAAAATGGACGACCCAACAGTCAACTGGAGCTTGGAGAG GTATGACGAGTGTAAGGAGAAGCTAGTGCCCTTTTTGAAGAAGGTGGGCTTCAACCCCAAAAAAGACATTTACTTCATGCCGTGCTCCGGACTGACAGGAGCCAACCTGAAGGAGCCTGCGGATATGTGCTCCTGGTACAT AGGGTTACCGTTCATTCCACACTTGGACAGTTTGCCACTTTTCAACAGATCAACTGACGGCCCCGTAAGATTGCCCATCGTAGACAAATACAAG GACATGGGCACTGTGATTCTAGGCAAACTGGAGTCAGGCTCCATCAGTAAAGCACAGCAGCTGGTCATGATGCCAAACCGG CATGTGGTGGAGGTGTTGAGTCTCCTGACAGATGACGTGGAGACGGACGATGCCGACCCAGGGGAGAACCTCAAGCTAAGGCTGAAGGgcatcgaggaggaggagatcttGCCGGGCTTCATCCTGTGTAATGCAGAGAACCTCTGCCACTCAGGGCGCACGTTTGATGCCCAG ATTGTCATCATTGAACACAAATCCATCATCTGCCCAGGTTACAACGCGGTTCTTCACATTCACACCTGCATTGAAGAAGTGCAAATTACA GCCTTAATTTGTCTGGTAGACAAGAAGACCGGAGACAAGAGTAAGACACGGCCACGATTTGTCAAACAGGACCAGGTCTGCATCGCCCGCCTGCGCACGGCAGGAACCATTTGCCTCGAGACCTTTAAAGACTTTCCTCAGATGGGACGGTTCACATTGCGGGACGAAG gtaaGACCATCGCCATCGGTAAGGTGCTGAAGCTAGTCGCTGAGCGGGACTGA